Proteins co-encoded in one Vibrio aquimaris genomic window:
- the hppD gene encoding 4-hydroxyphenylpyruvate dioxygenase, whose amino-acid sequence MTQEYNPLGTDGFEFVEYTAATEEGIGQLKDLFVSLGFAEIAKHRSKQAWLYRQGDISFIINAQPHSQAEEFAKVHGPSVCGMAFRVKDACIALQHALENGAEEFKTEIGPMELSIPAVYGIGQSLLYFVDRYGKKSIYDVDFNFYDDADDRLKKADVGMFEIDHLTHNVKQGNMDTWAGFYERIGNFREIRYFDIEGKLTGLVSRAMTAPCGKIRIPINESSDDKSQIEEFIREYNGEGIQHIAMSTDDIYQTVQTLRDRGMDFMPTPDTYYEKVNSRVEGHTEDVDKLKELQILIDGAPMKDGILLQIFTQTVIGPVFFEIIQRKGNEGFGEGNFKALFESIEEDQIRRGVLSDA is encoded by the coding sequence ATGACTCAGGAATATAACCCACTAGGAACCGATGGATTTGAATTTGTCGAATACACAGCCGCAACCGAAGAGGGTATTGGTCAACTAAAAGACTTGTTTGTTTCTTTGGGGTTTGCAGAGATTGCTAAGCATCGTTCGAAACAAGCATGGCTATATCGCCAAGGAGACATCAGTTTCATTATTAATGCTCAGCCACACAGCCAAGCCGAAGAGTTTGCCAAAGTTCATGGCCCGTCAGTCTGCGGTATGGCATTTCGTGTAAAAGATGCCTGTATTGCACTTCAGCACGCACTTGAAAACGGCGCAGAGGAGTTTAAAACCGAAATTGGCCCCATGGAGCTGAGTATTCCCGCTGTCTATGGTATCGGACAAAGCTTACTGTACTTTGTTGATCGCTATGGTAAGAAGAGTATCTATGATGTTGATTTCAACTTTTATGATGATGCCGACGATCGCTTGAAAAAAGCGGACGTGGGTATGTTTGAAATTGACCACCTCACTCACAATGTTAAGCAAGGCAATATGGATACTTGGGCCGGTTTCTATGAACGTATCGGTAACTTCCGTGAAATTCGTTACTTTGACATTGAAGGCAAGTTAACTGGTTTAGTTAGTCGAGCCATGACCGCGCCTTGTGGCAAAATTCGAATTCCTATCAATGAATCTTCTGATGACAAATCGCAAATTGAAGAGTTTATTCGTGAATACAATGGTGAAGGTATTCAGCATATTGCAATGTCAACAGACGATATTTACCAAACGGTGCAGACACTGCGTGATCGAGGCATGGATTTTATGCCAACCCCAGATACTTACTATGAGAAGGTGAACTCTCGAGTAGAAGGTCACACTGAAGATGTTGATAAGCTTAAGGAACTACAAATCCTAATTGATGGTGCACCTATGAAAGATGGGATCTTACTACAAATATTTACTCAAACTGTGATAGGGCCAGTCTTCTTTGAAATCATTCAGCGTAAAGGGAATGAAGGATTTGGTGAAGGCAACTTCAAGGCACTGTTTGAATCAATTGAAGAAGATCAAATTCGCCGAGGAGTGTTGAGCGATGCATAA
- a CDS encoding homogentisate 1,2-dioxygenase, with protein MHKWITFPHREGVCSKQAHADFPEEAIYERETGRSGFFGPASHFHHQHAPTGWIEWEGELRPRAFNFNLVEKAAQISPWAVPDLLFNNDCKIRTWRLEEKMDFLVRNADGDELLFIHQGKADLYSDYGHLTVGEGDYVVIPRSTNWRIEPLEPLFILMVENTDAAYSLPEKGMVGNHAVFDPAVLEVPSINQQFKDQYSEQETQVQVKRHGQVSVITYPFNPLDAVGWHGDLAVVKLNWRDIRPLMSHRYHLPPSAHTTFVGAGFVVCTFVPRPIESDPGALKVPFYHNNDDYDEVLFYHAGDFFSRDNIEAGMVTFHPAGFTHGPHPKAFQAGREYKKKFTDEVAVMIDTRHALSFSDEAQSVENQEYVYSWKSHPNK; from the coding sequence ATGCATAAGTGGATTACATTCCCTCACCGGGAGGGAGTGTGCTCCAAGCAGGCGCATGCAGATTTTCCGGAAGAGGCTATTTATGAGCGTGAAACAGGCCGAAGTGGTTTCTTCGGTCCTGCCTCTCATTTTCATCACCAACACGCTCCTACAGGTTGGATTGAATGGGAAGGTGAGTTGCGCCCAAGAGCGTTTAACTTCAACTTGGTAGAAAAAGCGGCGCAAATTTCGCCGTGGGCTGTACCAGACCTACTGTTCAATAACGATTGTAAGATTCGCACTTGGCGTCTTGAAGAAAAGATGGACTTTCTGGTGCGAAACGCTGATGGTGATGAACTACTTTTTATTCATCAGGGTAAAGCGGATTTGTACAGTGATTATGGTCATCTGACGGTTGGTGAAGGCGATTATGTTGTCATCCCGCGTTCGACTAACTGGCGGATAGAACCTTTAGAACCTTTGTTCATTTTGATGGTTGAAAACACTGATGCTGCTTACTCACTGCCAGAGAAAGGTATGGTAGGTAATCATGCTGTCTTTGATCCTGCAGTGCTAGAAGTACCATCCATCAATCAGCAGTTTAAGGATCAATATTCCGAACAAGAAACACAGGTTCAAGTCAAAAGGCATGGTCAGGTGAGTGTGATAACCTATCCGTTTAATCCTCTTGATGCCGTTGGTTGGCATGGTGATTTGGCAGTAGTGAAACTGAACTGGCGTGATATCAGACCATTAATGTCACATCGATATCATTTGCCGCCGTCTGCACATACAACGTTTGTTGGAGCAGGCTTTGTTGTCTGTACCTTCGTCCCTCGCCCAATAGAAAGTGATCCTGGTGCTCTGAAAGTGCCTTTCTACCATAATAATGATGATTATGATGAAGTCCTTTTCTATCACGCAGGTGACTTTTTCAGCCGAGATAACATAGAAGCAGGTATGGTGACATTCCATCCGGCAGGTTTTACTCACGGCCCTCATCCAAAAGCATTTCAAGCAGGCAGAGAGTACAAGAAAAAGTTCACTGACGAAGTGGCTGTGATGATAGATACTCGTCATGCACTGAGCTTTAGTGATGAAGCGCAATCGGTTGAGAATCAGGAATACGTTTACAGCTGGAAATCACACCCTAATAAATAA
- a CDS encoding fumarylacetoacetate hydrolase family protein — translation MKLATLKNGTRDGQLVVVSKDLSVCSAVKDIAPTLQFALDQWAKVESQLNEVYLALNEGRVADSMPFDQQACESPLPRAYQWADGSAYVNHVELVRKARGAEMPPSFWTDPLMYQGGSDAFIGPCDDIPVGSEEWGIDFEGEVAVITDDVPMGASLKQAANSIRLIMLVNDVSLRGLIPNELAKGFGFFQSKPSSVFSPVAVTPDELGQAWDGGKVNLPLLSYYNDEPFGCPNAGVDMTFEFPQLVAHAAKTRPLAAGAIVGSGTVSNKQGTEFGTSIQEGGVGYSCIAEVRMIETIRDSKPSTQFMKFGDTIKIEMKGKAGDSIFGAIDQKVVKY, via the coding sequence ATGAAGTTAGCCACCCTAAAAAATGGAACTCGTGACGGCCAACTAGTGGTCGTAAGCAAAGATCTTAGTGTTTGTTCGGCAGTCAAAGATATTGCACCCACGCTGCAATTTGCGCTCGATCAGTGGGCTAAAGTTGAGTCACAGTTGAATGAAGTTTACCTTGCCTTAAATGAAGGGCGCGTCGCTGACTCAATGCCTTTTGACCAACAAGCTTGTGAGTCACCATTGCCGCGTGCCTATCAATGGGCTGATGGCAGTGCTTATGTCAATCATGTCGAGCTAGTTCGTAAAGCGCGCGGTGCTGAAATGCCGCCAAGTTTTTGGACGGATCCGCTGATGTATCAAGGTGGTTCGGATGCCTTTATCGGCCCATGTGATGATATTCCGGTTGGAAGTGAAGAGTGGGGAATAGATTTCGAAGGTGAAGTTGCGGTGATAACTGATGATGTTCCTATGGGCGCAAGCCTTAAGCAAGCTGCCAATTCAATTCGCCTTATCATGCTGGTCAATGACGTCTCTTTACGTGGTTTAATTCCTAATGAACTGGCTAAAGGGTTTGGATTCTTTCAATCAAAGCCTTCGTCAGTCTTCTCTCCAGTTGCAGTGACGCCTGATGAATTAGGCCAAGCATGGGATGGCGGTAAAGTTAACTTACCTTTGCTTTCCTATTACAATGATGAGCCATTTGGTTGCCCTAACGCTGGTGTGGATATGACCTTTGAGTTTCCTCAGCTAGTCGCGCACGCAGCCAAAACTCGACCTCTTGCCGCTGGTGCGATTGTAGGATCGGGCACAGTATCTAATAAGCAAGGCACTGAATTTGGTACCTCAATCCAAGAAGGTGGAGTAGGATATTCATGTATTGCAGAAGTACGTATGATTGAAACCATTCGCGACAGTAAGCCTTCTACGCAGTTTATGAAGTTTGGCGATACCATCAAAATAGAAATGAAAGGCAAAGCAGGTGATTCCATTTTTGGCGCTATCGACCAGAAAGTGGTGAAGTACTAA
- the maiA gene encoding maleylacetoacetate isomerase, which produces MSNITLYDYWRSSAAYRVRIALNYKGLAYQQKSVHLVKNGGEQHASDFKLLNPSQLVPVLVDGDIQLNQSLAIIDYLDETYPTALLTPLDKQNRYLVKALAQDIAVDIHPLNNLRVLQYLTGELLLEESCKSDWYKHWILLGFEGLEQKLAKSRGTYCVGNEVSLVDICLIPQVYNAERFDVELTGFPIIREVSAALRELPAFINAVPENQPDAVIG; this is translated from the coding sequence ATGTCTAATATCACGCTTTATGACTATTGGCGTTCATCAGCGGCTTATCGAGTTCGAATTGCATTAAATTATAAAGGGCTTGCGTATCAACAAAAGTCAGTCCATTTGGTCAAAAATGGCGGCGAGCAGCATGCAAGTGACTTTAAGTTGTTAAATCCAAGCCAGCTTGTTCCCGTCTTAGTTGATGGCGATATACAGCTTAATCAGTCTCTAGCGATTATCGATTACCTTGATGAAACGTATCCAACAGCTTTATTGACTCCGTTGGATAAACAGAATCGCTACCTAGTTAAGGCTTTGGCTCAGGATATTGCAGTCGATATTCATCCACTAAATAACCTCAGAGTATTACAATATTTGACGGGTGAATTATTACTGGAAGAATCTTGCAAGTCCGATTGGTACAAGCATTGGATCCTACTCGGATTCGAAGGCTTGGAGCAAAAACTGGCCAAAAGCAGAGGAACGTATTGTGTGGGCAATGAAGTGAGTTTGGTTGATATTTGTTTGATTCCACAAGTATATAATGCCGAGCGCTTTGATGTTGAACTGACTGGCTTTCCAATAATAAGAGAAGTTTCTGCTGCATTAAGAGAGCTACCCGCATTCATTAATGCTGTGCCAGAAAACCAGCCTGATGCTGTTATTGGATGA
- a CDS encoding GNAT family N-acetyltransferase, producing the protein MVIRKAVKTDAKTLLQFIKLKAEFDRSMKGFSGEVAATVEKIERALFVDTPYAYALLLELDETVLGFALYHYRYSSFSGYASIWLDDLLVLGGERSKGYGQQLMLAMREQADAELVSHIAWTASPYNIRAHDFYKKLGAEIERMEGQRPYFRWELT; encoded by the coding sequence ATGGTGATTAGGAAAGCAGTCAAGACAGATGCAAAGACACTTTTGCAGTTTATCAAGCTTAAAGCAGAGTTTGACCGAAGCATGAAAGGTTTTTCAGGTGAAGTGGCTGCCACCGTTGAAAAAATTGAGCGTGCCTTGTTTGTCGATACTCCTTATGCTTATGCCTTATTACTTGAGCTTGATGAAACAGTATTAGGCTTCGCCTTGTATCATTATCGGTATTCTTCTTTCAGCGGATATGCATCAATCTGGCTTGATGACTTATTGGTGCTGGGAGGTGAGAGATCGAAAGGATATGGTCAGCAGCTTATGTTAGCGATGAGAGAACAGGCCGATGCAGAATTAGTATCACATATAGCGTGGACAGCCAGTCCCTATAACATAAGGGCGCATGACTTTTACAAAAAGCTTGGTGCAGAGATCGAACGAATGGAAGGCCAAAGGCCTTATTTTCGTTGGGAATTAACTTAA
- a CDS encoding OsmC family protein, producing the protein MSQHSAVIRWVRNEDEIFNDDQYSRAHIWEFDGGLSIPASPSPLVVPLPLSNEANVDPEEAFVAALSSCHMLTFLSIAAKRKYVIDSYTDEAIGMLGKNSEGREAITKVVLRPHIVFSGDKTPTNEQLTKMHDISHENCFIANSVNTEVVTEVAN; encoded by the coding sequence ATGTCACAGCATTCAGCTGTCATTCGCTGGGTACGAAATGAAGACGAGATATTTAACGACGATCAATACAGTCGGGCGCACATTTGGGAATTTGATGGTGGTCTATCGATACCAGCATCTCCGTCCCCACTTGTTGTGCCATTACCATTGTCTAATGAAGCTAACGTCGATCCCGAAGAAGCATTTGTTGCAGCCTTATCCAGTTGTCATATGTTGACCTTTTTGTCGATTGCAGCTAAGCGCAAGTATGTGATCGATAGCTATACAGATGAAGCGATTGGCATGCTTGGCAAAAATAGTGAGGGTAGGGAAGCCATAACTAAGGTCGTTTTGCGCCCACATATAGTGTTTTCTGGTGATAAAACACCCACCAATGAGCAACTGACAAAAATGCACGATATATCTCATGAAAACTGCTTTATTGCCAATTCAGTAAACACTGAAGTGGTAACCGAAGTTGCGAACTGA
- a CDS encoding membrane dipeptidase: protein MKITLCSGLVICAVAVSANTYAEPKNEVVNQLALGCYSIQSPHNGTFLTKYDKGGPVNDGLSYRFEAVPIAEAERFYMKPTSFMNYFLTDREGRFLASHLPAQIGAGRYVGSFAEWSISSTEIANEQRFGLYNKALNMGLRHNWQDGGLYFFDLLNPRHKTSEREFLLVEQTGCKAFPEVEVNVTGDRTALAGDVNKPIRGYVDPHTHITSYEFMGGKMMHGKPFHPWGVEEALKDSAEAHGPDGSLDIIGNLLAFNDITHRYDTRGWPDFPFWPNHKEMSHMGYYYKWIERAYLSGLRLMVSHLVENEVLCHIQSTVNPGSWINPNSCNTMDSIRLQIQRLNEMQDYIDAQSGGVGKGFFRLVTSPSEARQVIAEGKMAVVMGVEASETLNCGKKDICNLETIEAGLNELYDLGVRIVYPTHKFDNQLAGSRVEHEFINIGQLLSTGYFFETKECDAETGTDKHFYPGFPLIGQLPFIKPILDAAGLNPQYDESILHCNQHGLSTLGEYLVNRMIDKKMLIEMDHMSPDTATAVMDIVEQRQYSGVISSHSWMNTSRGGGLHPNTKRLIHAGGFVGPYNGDAYQMQIMVSRYLDELEKTPYLAGVGVGTDMNGLGTQPGPRFDVSTNPLNYPYVSEFGLVFDKQVSGNRVFDFNQEGMAHYGMLADHIQDMREQGSARVYEAVMNSAEAYIQMWERSEANNSEPYIEAVKVNTSAQSLLRSTFTKQAIY, encoded by the coding sequence ATGAAAATTACTCTCTGCTCTGGCTTGGTGATCTGCGCTGTTGCTGTTTCTGCAAATACTTATGCCGAACCAAAGAACGAAGTCGTAAACCAATTAGCACTTGGGTGCTACTCCATCCAATCACCTCACAATGGAACTTTTCTAACCAAGTATGATAAAGGAGGACCTGTTAATGATGGGCTGAGTTACCGGTTTGAAGCTGTACCAATAGCTGAGGCAGAGCGGTTTTACATGAAACCGACATCGTTTATGAATTACTTTTTGACCGATAGAGAAGGGCGATTTCTTGCCAGCCATTTGCCTGCACAGATAGGTGCAGGGCGATATGTTGGCAGTTTTGCTGAGTGGAGTATCTCATCAACTGAAATTGCAAATGAGCAGCGGTTTGGATTGTATAATAAAGCTTTGAATATGGGGCTAAGACACAATTGGCAAGATGGAGGCCTCTATTTCTTCGACTTACTGAACCCAAGACATAAAACCAGCGAAAGAGAGTTTTTGCTGGTTGAGCAAACGGGTTGTAAAGCCTTTCCTGAAGTTGAGGTCAATGTTACCGGTGACCGAACTGCGCTAGCCGGAGATGTTAATAAACCGATTAGAGGGTATGTGGATCCTCATACCCATATTACATCGTATGAGTTTATGGGGGGCAAAATGATGCATGGCAAGCCGTTTCATCCGTGGGGAGTAGAAGAAGCGTTGAAAGACAGCGCTGAAGCGCATGGCCCTGATGGATCGCTTGACATTATTGGTAACTTGCTGGCTTTCAATGATATTACGCATAGATACGATACCCGAGGTTGGCCTGATTTCCCTTTTTGGCCGAATCATAAAGAAATGAGCCATATGGGATACTACTACAAGTGGATCGAACGGGCGTATTTATCTGGTCTTAGGTTAATGGTCAGTCATTTAGTGGAAAATGAAGTACTTTGCCATATTCAATCGACTGTAAATCCTGGTTCTTGGATAAATCCAAACAGTTGTAACACTATGGACAGCATACGCTTACAGATCCAAAGGCTCAATGAGATGCAGGACTATATAGATGCTCAATCGGGTGGGGTTGGTAAGGGTTTCTTTCGTCTGGTGACTTCACCCAGTGAAGCTCGCCAAGTGATTGCCGAAGGAAAGATGGCGGTAGTCATGGGCGTTGAAGCGTCTGAAACCTTGAACTGTGGTAAGAAGGATATATGTAATCTCGAGACTATCGAAGCTGGGCTCAATGAGCTTTATGACTTGGGAGTAAGAATCGTTTACCCCACTCATAAATTCGATAATCAATTGGCGGGCTCTCGGGTTGAACATGAGTTTATTAATATCGGCCAACTACTATCGACAGGCTATTTTTTTGAAACTAAAGAGTGCGATGCTGAAACTGGGACGGACAAACATTTTTACCCAGGTTTCCCTTTAATCGGCCAGCTTCCCTTCATCAAACCCATTCTTGATGCAGCTGGTTTAAATCCTCAATATGATGAGAGCATTTTGCATTGTAACCAGCATGGCTTAAGCACACTTGGTGAATATTTAGTTAATCGAATGATAGATAAAAAAATGCTGATTGAAATGGACCATATGAGCCCAGACACGGCTACGGCGGTGATGGATATTGTCGAGCAGAGGCAATACAGCGGGGTCATTTCATCTCACAGCTGGATGAATACATCAAGAGGTGGCGGACTTCATCCCAACACCAAGCGTTTGATTCATGCTGGTGGCTTTGTCGGACCCTACAATGGTGACGCTTATCAAATGCAAATTATGGTATCTAGGTATCTTGATGAGTTAGAAAAGACGCCTTATCTGGCTGGAGTCGGTGTTGGCACAGATATGAATGGATTAGGCACGCAGCCGGGACCTAGGTTTGATGTATCCACTAATCCTCTTAATTATCCTTACGTGTCGGAATTTGGATTAGTGTTTGACAAGCAAGTTTCAGGAAATCGGGTATTTGATTTTAATCAGGAAGGAATGGCTCATTACGGTATGCTGGCCGATCACATTCAAGATATGCGAGAGCAAGGTTCTGCTCGAGTATACGAGGCGGTTATGAACTCGGCAGAAGCTTATATACAGATGTGGGAGAGGTCAGAAGCGAATAACAGCGAGCCTTATATAGAAGCTGTTAAAGTTAACACGTCTGCACAGTCTCTATTGAGATCGACATTCACCAAACAAGCCATTTATTAA
- a CDS encoding tetratricopeptide repeat protein: MKFVSLSLLLFCSFCMAESIDALTAKAQNNDVEAQILLAEQYLTTSSPTSRVDALYWFEQAANNGSSQAAARLASLYLEDGASKRDIQEAIYWLTRLALEGSIDAQINLGKVYESLPQLPKTLDLAEVWYRTASAGNEKAEEAYSGVLEKKFNAQRAKQISSIEQLEIQFDDLSLKIDPIAKKVLGSSVNNDSLIYALLSFSIILLMIIIWYHLKLRNFSTQSSTLEKDSDYEKRELQKKLAEKSHQLKQQKKQLETLYRQFKKIQSSSSPQQAKARLSPTAPEKDQKLSLACALFGFKINSIPSEKNIKIRYKQLCKIYHPDLKGSDEEMKRLNGALRIILHHVNPPLQR, from the coding sequence TTGAAATTTGTTAGCCTTTCACTGCTTCTGTTCTGCTCTTTTTGTATGGCAGAATCCATCGACGCTTTAACAGCTAAAGCGCAGAACAACGACGTTGAGGCGCAAATTCTCCTTGCTGAGCAGTATCTCACTACCTCTTCGCCTACTTCACGTGTCGATGCGTTATATTGGTTTGAACAAGCCGCCAACAATGGCAGCTCACAAGCAGCGGCTCGGTTAGCTTCTCTGTATCTTGAAGACGGAGCGTCAAAACGTGATATCCAAGAAGCTATCTACTGGTTAACCCGTTTAGCTCTTGAAGGCAGTATTGATGCGCAGATTAACTTAGGTAAAGTCTATGAAAGCTTGCCTCAGCTACCCAAGACATTGGATTTAGCTGAAGTGTGGTATCGAACCGCATCCGCAGGCAATGAAAAGGCGGAGGAAGCCTACTCGGGAGTGCTGGAAAAGAAATTTAACGCTCAGAGAGCCAAGCAAATATCATCAATAGAGCAATTAGAAATTCAGTTCGACGATCTCAGCCTTAAGATTGATCCTATTGCTAAAAAAGTATTAGGTTCATCGGTCAATAATGACAGCTTAATTTATGCGCTATTGAGCTTTTCCATCATCCTTTTAATGATAATCATCTGGTACCACTTAAAACTACGTAACTTTTCAACTCAATCAAGTACCTTAGAAAAAGATTCAGATTACGAAAAGCGTGAGTTACAAAAAAAACTAGCAGAAAAAAGCCATCAGCTTAAGCAGCAAAAGAAGCAATTAGAAACCCTCTACAGACAATTCAAAAAGATTCAGTCTTCTTCATCTCCGCAGCAAGCTAAGGCCAGACTCAGTCCTACAGCGCCGGAAAAAGATCAAAAGCTATCACTCGCCTGCGCACTGTTTGGGTTTAAGATTAATTCCATTCCCAGTGAAAAGAATATCAAGATTCGCTACAAGCAGCTGTGTAAAATCTATCATCCAGACTTAAAAGGGAGTGATGAAGAGATGAAGAGACTGAATGGCGCACTTAGAATCATCCTTCACCACGTTAATCCCCCACTTCAAAGGTGA
- a CDS encoding DUF2786 domain-containing protein gives MDKQKALKKIAKCLELGNSANVNEAANAIKMAHRLMLKYGLDKDDIEFIKMGKTQSTHLLPSNISSTLLRIIRGINTKFGVEAVLTNHKGLKRAEFIGEADRAIFAAFAFDIVYRELNEQTGKFRNSFAGTGTSNTEVTRRVNSFISGWVEGALEKLPMINPDEDSCKKIDDYIDKEFKNIDRETFKKQLKEAMKNLTEDYEVGLKKGRSVSVSRPIDGAQAPKMLRKHSQ, from the coding sequence ATGGATAAACAAAAAGCCCTAAAAAAGATCGCTAAATGTCTTGAACTTGGTAACTCTGCCAATGTTAATGAAGCTGCCAATGCGATAAAAATGGCACATCGTCTGATGCTTAAATATGGCTTAGACAAAGATGATATTGAATTTATCAAAATGGGTAAAACTCAATCGACACACCTACTTCCCTCCAACATCAGCTCTACCTTGTTGCGTATTATTCGAGGAATTAACACTAAATTTGGCGTTGAGGCAGTACTTACTAATCATAAAGGATTAAAAAGAGCTGAGTTTATTGGCGAAGCAGACCGCGCTATCTTTGCAGCCTTCGCATTTGATATCGTTTATCGAGAGCTTAACGAACAAACTGGAAAGTTTCGTAACAGCTTTGCGGGAACAGGAACCTCTAACACCGAAGTCACCCGCCGCGTGAACTCATTTATTTCTGGGTGGGTCGAAGGGGCACTTGAGAAGCTGCCGATGATCAACCCTGATGAAGACTCTTGCAAAAAAATCGACGATTACATAGATAAAGAGTTTAAAAACATAGATCGCGAAACCTTCAAGAAACAGTTGAAGGAAGCCATGAAAAACCTAACCGAAGACTATGAGGTCGGCTTGAAAAAAGGTCGTTCTGTATCAGTAAGCAGACCTATCGACGGCGCGCAAGCACCCAAAATGTTACGAAAACACTCCCAGTAA
- a CDS encoding DUF3334 family protein, translating to MKKNQIITTEDILLKLCQSVSTILSEASNSDIHYSAMVQKITKTGLKPDFGCFVLFDGGFSGLVVINFTSKAALELYTNYMRHMGMPEEELATLHTSDEVADVLGELMNQIVGGFTNQIRKDLQTHITQNQPKMLTLNKQVILSVDTNLDRPQARRVTFSTETGNIFYLELAMDKTEFIQLEEFESHEEESPDAILEQALSDVREEKEGKEKSNTQASDLMDDLGI from the coding sequence ATGAAAAAAAATCAAATCATCACTACAGAAGATATTCTATTAAAACTTTGCCAATCTGTATCAACCATATTGAGCGAAGCGAGTAATTCAGATATCCATTACTCTGCCATGGTGCAAAAAATCACTAAAACAGGTTTAAAGCCTGATTTCGGCTGCTTTGTTCTGTTTGATGGTGGCTTCTCCGGTTTGGTTGTCATCAATTTCACGTCAAAAGCAGCATTAGAACTTTATACGAATTATATGCGCCATATGGGCATGCCAGAAGAAGAATTAGCCACATTACACACCTCAGACGAAGTGGCGGATGTACTCGGTGAGCTAATGAACCAGATTGTTGGTGGCTTCACCAACCAAATACGTAAAGACCTCCAGACGCACATCACTCAAAACCAACCTAAGATGCTTACACTAAATAAGCAAGTCATCTTGTCAGTCGATACAAACCTTGATCGCCCACAAGCGCGACGAGTAACGTTTTCCACCGAAACAGGCAATATTTTCTATCTTGAACTCGCTATGGACAAGACAGAGTTTATTCAGCTTGAAGAGTTCGAATCACATGAAGAGGAAAGCCCTGACGCTATCTTGGAACAGGCGCTTTCAGATGTGAGAGAGGAAAAAGAGGGCAAAGAAAAGTCAAATACACAAGCATCTGATTTAATGGATGACCTTGGTATTTAG